From the genome of Fusobacterium varium, one region includes:
- the licR_4 gene encoding Probable licABCH operon regulator, which yields MALNKKHFEILKELKKEDDLKRIASIFNQTERSIRYKIGELNENLGEEKIFIKKRKIFCLLDEKDISSLIKGINEYNYVYEQKERIDLLILESILQKDEFQIEELADILQISKSTLRADIKILSTKLSKMGILLEQYQYNNKKCHLSYKNSDLIYYLAIFLYQYVIFDEGDSRVSFKNTSYFEKMVSEKLTKQYLGVLEDSYQKIKNIDLPYTDETLNLLILLISVLKLRSLSTEDLDVLNRKVLRETREFKVLQKTFIEFSETQLYFLTDYLLRISCDEKEIFSKHRNWLEIELGVYRLIKEFEHLKNVQLVKNKRLMDDILYYIKPLIYRSSKKIELKNSILKEVKLVYEDTFYYLKKAFHSFETLLNLEVSDNEIGFLVPIFEVALRNQIKQPKKIVVASSYKRNLTNFLLARLEEEFLVDIVKVVSIKQLDKIHGEEIDLLVTTSDLTQMNLPYSVCQVNPILTDIDKAHLKEFELMPQDKKIPLEKLMGLIERNINIEDWNGNKLREELLHTFPNNILDEREQEAQEELQIPKNVRTSICTFEWREAVRAGMEILWKQKYIKKSYMEESVNKKEEESLIFFLNEKTALFYTEPKENVFKTGFSLIEVKHPLLVRKKKIKYFVCFAPKGDAEDRSLLFQLNDYFEEEGIEKKLKNI from the coding sequence TTGGCACTAAATAAAAAACATTTTGAAATTTTGAAGGAGTTAAAGAAAGAAGACGACTTAAAACGAATTGCGAGTATTTTTAATCAAACTGAAAGAAGTATTCGATATAAGATTGGAGAATTAAATGAAAATTTAGGTGAGGAAAAAATTTTCATAAAAAAAAGAAAAATATTCTGTCTTTTAGATGAAAAAGATATTTCTTCATTGATTAAAGGGATAAATGAATATAATTATGTTTACGAACAAAAGGAAAGAATAGATTTATTGATTTTAGAAAGTATTCTTCAAAAAGATGAATTTCAAATTGAAGAACTTGCAGATATATTACAGATAAGCAAATCTACATTGAGAGCAGATATTAAAATATTAAGTACCAAACTTTCTAAAATGGGTATTCTTTTAGAGCAATACCAATATAATAATAAAAAATGTCATTTGAGTTACAAAAATAGTGATTTAATTTATTACTTAGCAATCTTTTTATATCAATATGTTATTTTTGATGAAGGAGATAGCAGGGTAAGTTTTAAAAATACCAGTTATTTTGAAAAGATGGTTTCTGAAAAACTGACAAAACAGTATCTAGGAGTATTAGAAGATAGTTATCAAAAAATTAAGAATATAGATTTACCTTATACTGATGAAACACTTAACTTATTAATTTTGCTAATTTCTGTGCTAAAACTACGAAGTTTAAGTACAGAAGATCTAGATGTTTTAAATAGGAAGGTATTAAGAGAAACAAGAGAATTTAAAGTTTTACAGAAAACTTTTATAGAATTTTCAGAAACACAGCTTTATTTCTTAACAGATTATCTACTTCGTATTTCCTGTGATGAAAAAGAAATCTTTTCAAAACATCGTAATTGGCTGGAAATAGAACTTGGAGTTTATCGTCTGATTAAAGAATTTGAACATTTAAAGAATGTTCAGCTTGTAAAAAACAAGAGATTAATGGACGATATTTTATATTACATTAAACCACTTATTTATAGAAGTTCTAAGAAAATTGAATTGAAAAACAGCATTTTAAAAGAGGTAAAATTAGTATATGAAGATACCTTTTATTACTTGAAAAAGGCTTTTCATAGTTTTGAAACTCTATTAAATTTAGAAGTATCTGACAATGAGATTGGATTCTTGGTTCCTATCTTTGAAGTTGCTCTAAGAAATCAAATTAAACAACCAAAAAAAATAGTAGTAGCTTCTTCATATAAAAGAAATTTAACCAATTTTTTATTAGCTCGGTTAGAAGAAGAATTTTTAGTGGATATAGTAAAAGTAGTATCTATTAAGCAATTGGATAAAATTCATGGTGAAGAGATAGATTTACTGGTTACGACATCTGATTTAACACAGATGAATCTACCTTATTCAGTATGTCAAGTCAACCCTATTTTAACAGATATAGATAAAGCTCATCTGAAAGAATTTGAACTTATGCCTCAGGATAAGAAAATTCCTTTGGAAAAATTGATGGGATTAATTGAAAGAAATATAAATATTGAAGATTGGAATGGGAATAAATTACGTGAGGAATTGCTTCATACTTTTCCCAATAACATACTAGATGAAAGAGAACAGGAAGCTCAAGAGGAGTTGCAGATCCCTAAAAATGTAAGAACTTCTATATGTACTTTTGAGTGGAGAGAAGCTGTAAGGGCAGGAATGGAAATTCTATGGAAGCAGAAATATATTAAAAAATCATACATGGAGGAGAGTGTAAATAAGAAAGAAGAAGAAAGTTTAATTTTTTTCTTAAATGAAAAAACAGCTCTTTTCTATACAGAACCAAAGGAGAATGTTTTTAAAACAGGTTTTTCTTTAATAGAAGTAAAACACCCTTTGTTAGTAAGAAAAAAGAAAATAAAATATTTTGTATGTTTTGCACCAAAAGGTGATGCAGAAGATAGAAGTTTATTGTTTCAACTAAATGATTATTTTGAAGAAGAGGGAATTGAAAAAAAGTTAAAAAATATTTAA
- the mleN_12 gene encoding Malate-2H(+)/Na(+)-lactate antiporter encodes MGVWAIIMPISLPIAHTFGVPMELMIGASLSGGVFGDHCSPISDTTILASTAAGSDHVEHVKTQLPYSLTVGTSSVIGFLVGGLISPILGLIVAAILIVTVLFMFSKIAEKRNGKILGGIQ; translated from the coding sequence TTGGGGGTATGGGCTATAATCATGCCAATATCTCTTCCAATAGCTCATACATTTGGAGTCCCAATGGAACTTATGATAGGGGCTTCATTAAGTGGGGGAGTATTTGGAGATCACTGTTCTCCTATATCAGATACTACTATTCTTGCATCTACAGCAGCTGGTTCTGACCATGTGGAACATGTAAAAACACAACTTCCTTACAGTCTAACTGTAGGAACATCTTCAGTAATAGGTTTTCTAGTAGGAGGACTTATCTCTCCAATATTAGGGCTTATAGTTGCAGCAATATTAATAGTTACAGTTCTTTTCATGTTTTCTAAAATAGCTGAAAAGAGAAATGGTAAAATTTTAGGAGGAATACAATGA
- the gcdB_1 gene encoding Glutaconyl-CoA decarboxylase subunit beta, with protein sequence MEFIKILEIMMAKSGFVALTWQNLVMFLISFVLIYLAIVKQFEPLLLLPIAFGVFLTNLPLAGLMNEADPWYASGVLRIIYNGIKSNVFPCLIFMGIGAMTDFGPLIANPISLLLGAAAQFGIYITFMTANALPFFSAKQSAAIAIIGGADGPTSIYLANNLAPELLAPIAVAAYSYMALIPMIQPPIMKLLTTKKERAVKMKQLRKISKIEKLFSQLEQFYLLLYYYLL encoded by the coding sequence ATGGAGTTTATTAAAATTTTAGAAATTATGATGGCGAAATCTGGATTTGTCGCATTAACATGGCAAAATCTAGTAATGTTTCTCATCTCATTTGTTTTAATCTATTTAGCCATTGTAAAGCAATTTGAACCTCTACTATTGCTACCAATTGCCTTTGGAGTTTTCTTGACTAACTTGCCTTTAGCTGGTTTGATGAACGAAGCTGATCCTTGGTATGCATCTGGGGTTTTACGAATTATTTATAATGGAATTAAGAGTAATGTATTTCCTTGTTTAATTTTCATGGGAATTGGAGCTATGACAGATTTTGGACCATTGATTGCCAATCCAATTAGTTTGTTGCTGGGAGCAGCAGCTCAATTTGGAATTTATATAACTTTTATGACTGCAAATGCTCTGCCTTTCTTCTCAGCGAAGCAATCAGCAGCAATTGCAATTATTGGAGGAGCTGATGGACCAACTTCTATCTATTTGGCAAATAACTTAGCACCAGAATTGCTGGCACCAATTGCAGTTGCAGCATATTCTTATATGGCACTTATTCCTATGATACAGCCACCTATTATGAAGTTATTGACAACAAAGAAAGAAAGAGCTGTAAAAATGAAGCAATTAAGAAAAATCAGTAAGATAGAAAAATTGTTTTCCCAATTGGAACAGTTTTATTTACTGCTTTATTACTACCTTCTGTAG
- a CDS encoding D-lactate dehydrogenase, with the protein MKVIFYGVRDVEVPIFEAVNKKFGYDMTLIPEYLTDEATTRKAAGNDAVVLRGNCFATKERLDIYKEMGVEYVLTRTVGVNHIDVPYAKELGLKTAYVPFYSPNAIAELALTLAMSLLRNVAYTANKTKERNFIVDKQMFSKEVRNCTVGVVGLGRIGMTAAKLFKGLGANVIGYDLFPKTGVEDIVTQVSMEELLEKSDIITLHAPYIKENGKIITKETLAKMKDGVILINTGRGELVDTGALVEALESGKVSGAGIDTLENEVSIFFKDFGNNKLEDPNFEKLVEMYPKVLITPHIGSYTDEAALNMIETTFDNIKEYLETGDCKNKIK; encoded by the coding sequence ATGAAAGTAATTTTTTATGGAGTTCGTGATGTAGAGGTACCTATTTTTGAAGCTGTAAATAAGAAATTTGGATATGATATGACTTTAATACCAGAATATCTGACAGATGAAGCTACAACACGAAAAGCTGCAGGAAATGATGCTGTAGTTTTAAGAGGGAACTGTTTTGCTACAAAAGAAAGACTGGATATTTATAAAGAAATGGGAGTAGAATATGTTTTGACAAGAACTGTTGGAGTAAATCATATTGATGTTCCTTATGCAAAAGAATTAGGATTAAAAACTGCTTATGTTCCTTTCTATTCACCAAATGCAATTGCAGAATTGGCACTGACTCTAGCAATGTCTTTACTAAGAAATGTGGCATATACTGCAAATAAAACAAAAGAAAGAAACTTTATTGTAGATAAACAAATGTTCTCAAAAGAAGTAAGAAATTGTACTGTTGGAGTTGTTGGATTAGGAAGAATAGGAATGACAGCTGCAAAACTTTTCAAAGGATTAGGAGCAAATGTTATTGGATATGATTTATTCCCTAAAACAGGAGTAGAGGATATTGTAACACAAGTTTCTATGGAGGAATTATTAGAAAAATCTGACATTATTACTTTACATGCTCCTTATATCAAAGAAAATGGAAAAATAATTACAAAAGAAACTTTAGCAAAAATGAAAGATGGAGTTATCTTGATTAATACAGGAAGAGGAGAATTGGTAGATACTGGTGCTTTAGTAGAAGCTTTAGAAAGTGGAAAAGTATCTGGAGCTGGAATTGATACTTTGGAAAATGAAGTGTCTATTTTCTTCAAAGATTTTGGAAACAACAAATTAGAAGATCCAAATTTTGAAAAATTGGTAGAAATGTATCCAAAAGTATTGATTACTCCACATATAGGTTCTTATACTGATGAAGCTGCTTTAAATATGATAGAAACAACATTTGACAATATAAAAGAATATTTAGAAACTGGAGATTGTAAAAATAAAATAAAATAG
- the gctA gene encoding Glutaconate CoA-transferase subunit A, whose amino-acid sequence MSKVMSLHDAIKTYVKSGDSICIGGFTTNRKPYAAVYEILRQGLGDFTGYSGPAGGDWDMLIGEGRVRNFINCYIANSGYTNVCRRFRHEVEKVGKMNLEDYSQDVIMYMLHASSLGLPFLPVKLMQGSDLVNKWGISKEVREKDPKLPNDKLVEIENPLVPGEKVIAVPVPRLDVAIIHVQKASINGTCSIEGDEFHDIDIAVAAKRCIVTCEELVTEEEIRKEPTKNSIPQFCVDAVVHVPFGAHPSQCYNYYDYDANFFKMYDTVTKTEEDFKAFLQEWVYGIKDSDEYIDKLGASRLAKLRVVPGFGYAAKLVKEAK is encoded by the coding sequence GTGAGTAAAGTAATGTCATTGCATGACGCAATAAAAACTTATGTAAAATCAGGAGATAGCATTTGTATCGGTGGTTTTACAACTAACAGAAAACCATATGCAGCAGTATATGAAATTTTAAGACAAGGATTGGGAGATTTTACAGGATACTCTGGACCAGCAGGTGGAGATTGGGATATGTTGATTGGGGAAGGAAGAGTAAGAAACTTCATCAACTGTTATATTGCAAACTCAGGGTATACAAATGTATGTAGAAGATTTAGACATGAAGTAGAAAAAGTTGGAAAAATGAATTTGGAAGACTATTCTCAAGATGTTATCATGTACATGCTTCATGCATCGTCGTTAGGACTGCCATTTTTACCAGTAAAATTAATGCAGGGATCAGACTTAGTAAACAAATGGGGAATCAGTAAAGAGGTAAGAGAAAAAGATCCAAAACTACCAAATGATAAATTGGTAGAGATTGAAAATCCTTTAGTACCAGGGGAAAAAGTAATAGCAGTGCCAGTACCTAGATTAGATGTAGCAATAATTCATGTACAAAAGGCATCAATAAATGGAACTTGTTCTATTGAAGGAGATGAATTCCATGATATTGATATTGCAGTTGCAGCAAAGAGATGTATTGTAACTTGTGAAGAGTTAGTAACAGAGGAAGAAATAAGAAAAGAACCAACTAAAAATTCTATTCCTCAATTCTGTGTAGATGCAGTAGTTCATGTGCCATTTGGAGCACACCCTTCTCAATGTTATAACTACTATGACTATGATGCTAATTTTTTCAAGATGTATGATACAGTAACAAAAACAGAAGAAGATTTTAAAGCATTCTTACAAGAATGGGTATATGGAATCAAAGACAGTGATGAATATATTGATAAATTAGGAGCGAGCCGATTAGCAAAATTAAGAGTAGTACCAGGATTTGGATATGCTGCGAAATTAGTGAAGGAGGCAAAATAA
- a CDS encoding NAD-specific glutamate dehydrogenase, whose product MVKETLNPLLSAQAQVKKACDALGADPAVYELLKEPQRIIEISIPVKMDDGSLKTFKGYRSAHNDAVGPFKGGIRFHQNVNADEVKALSMWMSIKCQVTGIPYGGGKGGITVDPSELSQRELEQLSRGWVRGMFRYLGEKLDIPAPDVNTNGQIIAWMQDEYNRLAGEQTIGVFTGKPLSYGGSAGRNEATGFGVAVTMRETFKALGKDLTKATVAVQGFGNVGKFTVKNVMKLGGKVVAVAEFEKGKGAFAVYKAEGFTFEELETAKAEGSLTKVADSKEITMDEFWALNVDAIAPCALENAITAKEAELIKALLICEGANGPVTPEADEILYKKGIIVTPDILTNAGGVTVSYFEWVQNLYGYYWTEKEVEEKEERAMVDAFKPIWELKVEKNVSFRQATYMKSIKRIAEAMKIRGWY is encoded by the coding sequence ATGGTAAAAGAAACTTTAAACCCACTATTAAGCGCTCAAGCACAAGTAAAAAAAGCATGTGATGCTTTAGGAGCAGATCCAGCTGTATACGAATTATTAAAAGAACCTCAAAGAATTATTGAGATTTCTATTCCTGTAAAAATGGACGATGGTTCTCTCAAAACATTTAAAGGGTACAGATCAGCTCATAATGATGCAGTAGGACCTTTTAAAGGTGGAATTCGTTTCCATCAAAATGTAAATGCTGATGAAGTAAAAGCTCTTTCTATGTGGATGAGTATCAAATGTCAGGTAACTGGAATCCCTTATGGTGGAGGTAAAGGGGGAATTACTGTTGATCCTTCTGAATTATCTCAAAGAGAATTAGAGCAACTTTCTAGAGGTTGGGTAAGAGGAATGTTCCGTTACTTAGGTGAAAAACTGGATATTCCAGCTCCTGATGTTAATACAAATGGACAAATCATTGCATGGATGCAAGATGAATATAACAGATTAGCTGGTGAACAAACAATTGGAGTATTTACTGGTAAACCTTTAAGTTATGGTGGTTCTGCTGGAAGAAATGAAGCTACTGGATTTGGTGTTGCTGTAACTATGAGAGAAACTTTCAAAGCATTAGGAAAAGATCTTACTAAAGCAACTGTAGCTGTTCAAGGATTTGGAAATGTTGGAAAATTCACTGTAAAAAATGTTATGAAATTAGGTGGAAAAGTTGTAGCTGTTGCTGAGTTTGAAAAAGGAAAAGGAGCTTTTGCAGTATATAAAGCAGAAGGTTTCACTTTTGAAGAATTAGAAACTGCCAAAGCTGAAGGAAGCTTAACAAAAGTTGCTGATTCTAAAGAAATTACTATGGATGAATTCTGGGCATTAAATGTAGATGCTATTGCTCCATGTGCTTTAGAAAATGCAATTACTGCTAAAGAAGCTGAATTAATCAAAGCTCTCTTAATCTGTGAAGGAGCTAATGGACCAGTTACTCCAGAAGCTGATGAAATTCTTTATAAAAAAGGTATTATTGTTACTCCAGATATCTTAACAAATGCTGGAGGAGTTACAGTATCTTACTTTGAATGGGTACAAAACCTGTATGGATACTACTGGACAGAAAAAGAAGTAGAAGAAAAAGAGGAAAGAGCTATGGTAGATGCTTTTAAACCAATTTGGGAATTAAAAGTGGAAAAGAATGTTTCTTTCAGACAGGCTACATACATGAAATCTATCAAAAGAATTGCAGAAGCTATGAAAATTAGAGGATGGTACTAA
- the gcdB_2 gene encoding Glutaconyl-CoA decarboxylase subunit beta: MLGNIFKESGVVQRLSDTAQNALINIVTIMLGVTVGATANGELFLRWETIAIICMGLFAFCMSTVGGILLGKVLYVITGGKINPLIGSAGVSAVPMAARVAQTVGASENPTNFLLMHAMGPNVAGVIGSAVAAGYFMLIFGK; this comes from the coding sequence ATGTTAGGAAATATTTTTAAAGAATCTGGAGTTGTTCAAAGACTTTCAGATACTGCTCAAAATGCTCTTATTAATATAGTAACAATTATGTTGGGAGTTACAGTAGGAGCAACAGCAAATGGAGAATTATTCTTACGTTGGGAAACAATTGCAATTATCTGTATGGGATTATTTGCTTTCTGTATGTCAACAGTTGGAGGAATTTTACTTGGAAAAGTACTTTATGTAATAACAGGTGGAAAAATTAATCCATTGATAGGTTCAGCAGGAGTATCAGCAGTTCCAATGGCAGCTAGAGTTGCTCAGACAGTAGGAGCTTCTGAAAATCCAACAAATTTCTTATTGATGCATGCTATGGGACCAAATGTTGCAGGAGTTATTGGTTCAGCAGTAGCTGCAGGATATTTCATGTTAATTTTTGGAAAATAA
- the cfiA gene encoding 2-oxoglutarate carboxylase large subunit: protein MKYVVTVNGEKYEVEVERVDGKSASLSRKPMERGAKTRVETVRESEPVVAAAPVSAAPAASTGGAGAVVSPMPGVILDIKVKEGDSVSEGQTVIILEAMKMENEIVSEFTGTVSAIRVKKGDTVDTDAVLVEIK, encoded by the coding sequence ATGAAGTATGTAGTGACAGTTAATGGAGAAAAATATGAGGTTGAGGTAGAAAGAGTAGATGGAAAATCAGCATCTTTATCTAGAAAGCCAATGGAAAGAGGAGCTAAAACAAGAGTAGAAACAGTAAGAGAATCAGAACCAGTAGTAGCGGCAGCTCCAGTATCAGCAGCTCCAGCAGCAAGTACAGGAGGAGCAGGTGCAGTTGTAAGTCCTATGCCAGGAGTTATTTTAGATATAAAAGTTAAAGAAGGGGATAGTGTATCTGAAGGACAAACTGTTATTATTTTAGAAGCAATGAAAATGGAAAATGAAATTGTATCAGAATTTACAGGAACAGTATCGGCAATCAGAGTAAAAAAAGGAGATACTGTAGACACTGACGCAGTATTGGTAGAAATTAAATAA
- a CDS encoding Na+-transporting methylmalonyl-CoA/oxaloacetate decarboxylase, gamma subunit: MITTEYISFLESLMSSLLGMSIVFIALIFLAIFVMIVSRIISVLEKNLIKTTDTKATVSVSTTGANTKKDNKDGVKIAVITAAISEEMKQPVDKFIITSIKKI, from the coding sequence ATGATTACAACAGAGTATATTAGTTTTCTGGAAAGTCTAATGAGTTCATTACTGGGAATGTCTATTGTGTTCATAGCTTTAATTTTTTTAGCTATTTTTGTCATGATAGTATCAAGAATAATTTCAGTATTAGAAAAGAATTTAATCAAAACAACAGATACAAAAGCAACAGTATCAGTTTCTACAACAGGAGCAAACACTAAAAAAGATAATAAAGATGGAGTAAAAATTGCTGTAATTACAGCAGCAATCAGTGAAGAAATGAAACAGCCAGTAGATAAATTTATTATTACAAGCATTAAAAAAATTTAA
- the gctB gene encoding Glutaconate CoA-transferase subunit B, which yields MVNYKNYTNKEMQAITIAKEITDGQIVIVGTGLPLIGASLAKRIFAPNCKLIVESGLMDCSPIEVPRSVGDNRLMAHCGVQWPNIRFIGFEANELLNGNDRMIAFIGGAQIDPYGNVNSTCIGDYHCPKTRFTGSGGANAIATYSNTVIMMQHEKRRFMDKVDYVTSVGWGDGPGGREKLGLSGNRGPVAVVTDRGVLRFDEKTKRMYLAGYYPTSSIEEIVENTGFEIDTSRAVLLEAPSEEVIKMIREEIDPGQAFIKVPVE from the coding sequence ATGGTAAATTATAAAAATTATACCAATAAAGAAATGCAGGCAATTACTATTGCAAAAGAAATTACAGATGGACAAATTGTAATTGTAGGAACAGGACTTCCATTGATTGGAGCCTCATTAGCAAAAAGAATCTTTGCTCCAAATTGTAAACTAATTGTAGAAAGTGGACTTATGGACTGCAGTCCAATTGAAGTACCAAGAAGTGTTGGAGATAACAGATTGATGGCTCACTGTGGAGTTCAATGGCCAAATATTCGTTTTATAGGATTTGAAGCAAATGAGCTATTAAATGGAAATGACAGAATGATTGCATTTATTGGAGGAGCACAAATTGATCCTTATGGAAATGTAAATTCAACTTGTATTGGAGATTACCACTGTCCAAAAACAAGATTTACAGGTTCAGGAGGAGCGAATGCGATTGCAACATACTCTAATACTGTAATCATGATGCAGCACGAAAAAAGAAGATTCATGGATAAAGTTGATTATGTAACAAGTGTAGGTTGGGGAGATGGACCAGGAGGAAGAGAAAAATTAGGACTTTCTGGAAATAGAGGTCCAGTTGCTGTTGTAACAGACAGAGGGGTATTAAGATTTGATGAGAAGACTAAAAGAATGTATCTAGCTGGATATTATCCAACATCATCTATTGAAGAGATTGTTGAAAATACTGGATTTGAAATTGATACTTCGAGAGCTGTATTGTTGGAGGCCCCAAGTGAAGAAGTAATTAAAATGATTAGAGAGGAAATTGATCCAGGACAAGCCTTCATTAAAGTACCAGTAGAATAA
- a CDS encoding Na+/H+ antiporter family, whose product MDYGILSVIPPLVAILLALVTKQTVFSLFLGLWIGTTIISDWNPIIGFPKMISDFFIPLIGNTWNAGMIMLIVSCGGFVYLIKVSGAAKAFGDYASKRVKTRKGAQLTAYFAAFAFIFTEPTLTLGAIMRPITERLRVSRVKLAYICDVMGCPFATLSPITSYSTYAIGLIATQFAMLGITDNPWTTYLKSIPYNFYAMFGMLALFFVIIFNLDIGPMYKAEKRAIETGELIGENDNPMGKYDLDEDTLFKDSNITLASFVIPLLALFATLIAMILWTGKAGENGIGGAFVNSNISLSITTGFLVASIAAGIMGAKAKIFKYADIVPMFCKGVALNSDIPIILVLAWSIGSLTGVMNLKGYLINIVAHYNIAAGFMPAFLFVVGAFVGFSTGSSWGYGL is encoded by the coding sequence ATGGACTATGGAATTTTATCTGTCATTCCACCGCTGGTTGCTATTTTACTGGCTCTGGTGACAAAACAAACGGTTTTTTCACTTTTTTTAGGTCTTTGGATTGGAACTACCATTATCTCTGATTGGAACCCAATTATCGGATTTCCAAAAATGATTTCAGATTTCTTCATTCCACTTATTGGTAACACTTGGAATGCAGGAATGATAATGCTTATTGTGTCTTGTGGAGGGTTTGTCTATTTAATAAAAGTTTCTGGAGCAGCAAAAGCATTTGGGGATTATGCTTCTAAGAGAGTAAAAACAAGAAAAGGTGCTCAGCTTACAGCATATTTTGCAGCATTTGCTTTTATTTTTACAGAGCCTACTCTTACACTTGGAGCTATTATGAGACCAATAACTGAAAGACTTAGGGTATCTAGAGTTAAACTTGCATATATTTGCGATGTTATGGGTTGTCCTTTTGCAACGCTTTCTCCTATTACAAGCTACAGTACTTATGCTATTGGACTTATAGCTACACAATTTGCAATGCTTGGAATAACAGATAATCCATGGACTACATATCTTAAATCTATTCCATATAATTTCTATGCTATGTTTGGTATGCTTGCTCTTTTCTTTGTTATTATATTCAATCTGGATATAGGACCTATGTACAAAGCTGAAAAAAGAGCTATTGAAACTGGTGAACTTATAGGTGAAAATGATAATCCAATGGGAAAATATGATTTAGATGAGGATACTTTATTTAAAGATTCAAATATAACACTGGCTAGTTTTGTTATTCCACTTCTTGCATTATTTGCAACATTAATAGCTATGATACTCTGGACTGGAAAAGCTGGTGAAAATGGTATAGGAGGAGCTTTTGTCAATTCCAATATTTCTCTTTCTATTACTACAGGATTTTTAGTTGCTTCTATTGCTGCTGGAATAATGGGTGCAAAGGCTAAAATATTTAAATATGCTGATATCGTTCCTATGTTCTGTAAAGGAGTAGCTTTGAACTCTGATATTCCAATCATATTAGTATTAGCATGGTCTATTGGTTCATTGACAGGGGTTATGAACCTTAAAGGATATTTAATAAATATAGTTGCACATTACAACATAGCTGCTGGTTTTATGCCTGCATTCCTATTTGTAGTAGGTGCTTTTGTTGGATTCTCTACTGGAAGCTCTTGGGGGTATGGGCTATAA